The Salvia miltiorrhiza cultivar Shanhuang (shh) chromosome 1, IMPLAD_Smil_shh, whole genome shotgun sequence genome has a window encoding:
- the LOC130990414 gene encoding protein SENESCENCE-ASSOCIATED GENE 21, mitochondrial-like, whose translation MVKILSSLFLTRRAYSVTAENVRVGLMAPAIRKAATVEAEGNTVAKEAFWMRDPNTGNWIPENHFGEVDVAELRSKLLSKKTTSSSPSN comes from the exons ATGGTGAAGATTTTGAGCAGCCTTTTCTTGACGAG GAGAGCATACTCCGTCACAGCGGAGAATGTAAGAGTCGGGCTGATGGCACCGGCCATTAGAAAGGCGGCGACGGTAGAGGCCGAGGGCAACACGGTGGCTAAAGAAGCATTTTGGATGAGAGATCCCAACACAGGAAACTGGATACCTGAGAATCACTTCGGAGAAGTTGATGTTGCAGAACTCAGATCCAAGCTCCTCTCCAAGAAGACCACTTCCTCATCACCCTCTAACTGA
- the LOC130990410 gene encoding uncharacterized protein LOC130990410: MWYRSASFILDKQEQQRNAAAESRPLSPASTEMAAAAENPSSNVSMYYQTRAAHHGVVTSDWLAQAQAAVAGNSDDCVAVNNASSGEERGKRFSVVDEFNNWRKQPELAEAVAAIRALASVIRSSQAKTMMELEIELKKASDSLKSWDTTSISLTAGCDLFMRYVTRTSALDREDFGSAKSRLLERAEKFGEISYKARRIIAMLSQDFIFDGCTILVHGFSRVVLEALRTAAENKKLFRVLCTEGRPDRSGLRVSNELAKLDIPVKLLIDSAVAYSMDEVDMVFVGADGVVESGGIINMMGTYQIALVAKAMNKPMYVAAESYKFARLYPLDQKDMVPALRPIDFGVPIPSKVEVETSARDYTPPQYLTLLFTDLGVLTPSVVSDELIQLYL, translated from the exons ATGTGGTATCGATCAGCTTCTTTCATCCTCGACAAACAGGAGCAGCAGCGCAACGCCGCCGCCGAGAGCCGCCCACTCTCCCCTGCTTCTACCGAGATGGCTGCGGCTGCGGAGAACCCTAGCTCTAACGTCTCAATGTATTACCAGACGCGCGCGGCTCATCACGGCGTCGTAACGAGCGATTGGCTGGCGCAGGCGCAGGCCGCCGTGGCCGGAAATTCCGACGACTGCGTTGCGGTGAACAATGCGTCcagtggagaagagagaggtAAGAGGTTCTCGGTGGTGGATGAGTTTAACAATTGGCGGAAACAGCCGGAGTTGGCGGAGGCTGTTGCGGCGATTAGGGCTTTGGCGTCGGTCATTCGGTCGAGCCAAGCAAAGACGATGATGGAGCTTGAAATTGAGCTAAAAAAGGCGTCTGATTCTCTTAAA TCATGGGACACTACTTCAATATCCTTAACAGCTGGTTGTGACCTTTTCATGCGTTATGTGACTAGAACTTCAGCTTTAGATCGTGAAGACTTTGGTTCAGCCAAGTCCAGACTCCTTGAGCGTGCTGAGAAGTTTGGCGAGATATCATATAAG GCTCGGAGAATAATAGCTATGCTGAGTCAAGATTTTATATTCGATGGCTGCACCATTCTGGTGCATGGCTTCTCCAGGGTCGTGCTAGAAGCTTTGAGAACAGCAGCAGAGAATAAAAAACTGTTTCGAGTTCTCTGCACAG AGGGAAGGCCCGACAGGTCAGGGTTACGCGTATCCAACGAGCTCGCCAAGCTGGATATCCCCGTTAAGCTCTTAATCGACTCTGCTGTGGCGTATAGCATGGACGAAGTTGACATGGTGTTTGTTGGAGCAGATGGTGTGGTTGAAAGTGGAGGCATTATAAACATGATGGGAACCTACCAAATTGCATTGGTTGCTAAAGCCATGAACAAGCCAATGTATGTTGCTGCTGAAAGTTACAAG TTTGCGCGCCTCTACCCGTTGGATCAGAAAGACATGGTGCCAGCCCTGCGCCCCATTGATTTTGGGGTGCCAATTCCATCAAAGGTGGAGGTTGAAACCTCTGCTCGCGACTACACGCCCCCACAGTATCTCACCCTTCTCTTCACTGATCTTGGCGTTCTAACACCGTCTGTGGTCAGCGACGAGCTCATCCAGCTCTACCTATAG